A region of Streptomyces sp. R44 DNA encodes the following proteins:
- a CDS encoding glycoside hydrolase family 3 protein — MTTLVHGSDTLTRDALTVLQPGFVGTTAPDWLLRRIGEGLSSVGLFGRNIVDPQQLAALTAQLRAERDDVLVAIDEEGGDVTRLEVKQGSSFPGNYALGSVDDVELTRAVARELGRRLVQCGVDLNWAPSADVNSNAENPVIGVRSFGPDPDLVARHTVAYVDGLQGVGVAACTKHFPGHGDTNVDSHDALPRIDVDLATLHARELVPFRAAVAAGTKAVMSAHILLSALDPHRPATLSPQILTGLLRQELGFEGLIVTDGMEMQAVAATYGIERGSVLAIAAGADAICVGGGLCDEDTVLRLRDALVNAVRTGELPEERLADAAARVRALAAWTQAHRARGAVAVPGVASQEGTAPGTDIGLVAARRALKVTRGAHAHTPMTSAPYVAAFTPVANFAVGDETPWGIAAELERLLPGTETGSYDESSVADVLAAAGERRIVAVVRDAHRHPWMTEALDGLLAARPDTVVVEMGLNEAEPRGALHIATHGAARVCGRAAAEAVVGTGA; from the coding sequence ATGACCACACTCGTACACGGCTCGGACACCCTGACCCGTGACGCGCTCACGGTCCTCCAGCCCGGCTTCGTCGGCACCACCGCCCCCGACTGGCTGCTCCGCCGCATCGGCGAAGGCCTGTCCTCGGTCGGCCTCTTCGGCCGGAACATCGTCGACCCCCAGCAGCTCGCCGCGCTCACCGCACAGCTGCGCGCCGAGCGGGACGACGTCCTCGTCGCCATCGACGAGGAGGGCGGGGACGTCACCCGCCTCGAGGTCAAGCAGGGCTCGTCCTTCCCCGGCAACTACGCGCTCGGCAGCGTCGACGACGTCGAGCTCACCCGGGCCGTCGCCCGCGAGCTCGGCCGCCGGCTCGTGCAGTGCGGCGTCGACCTGAACTGGGCGCCCTCGGCGGACGTCAACTCCAACGCCGAGAACCCGGTCATCGGCGTCCGCTCCTTCGGACCGGACCCGGACCTGGTCGCCCGGCACACCGTGGCGTACGTCGACGGCCTCCAGGGCGTCGGGGTCGCGGCCTGCACGAAGCACTTCCCCGGACACGGCGACACCAACGTGGATTCCCACGACGCGCTGCCCCGGATCGATGTGGACCTCGCCACACTGCACGCCCGTGAGCTGGTACCTTTCCGCGCGGCCGTCGCCGCGGGTACCAAAGCCGTCATGAGCGCGCATATCCTGCTCTCCGCGCTCGACCCCCACCGTCCGGCCACCCTGAGCCCGCAGATCCTCACCGGTCTGCTGCGCCAGGAGCTGGGCTTCGAGGGGCTGATCGTCACCGACGGCATGGAGATGCAGGCCGTCGCGGCGACGTACGGCATCGAGCGTGGATCCGTCCTCGCGATCGCCGCGGGCGCCGACGCCATCTGCGTCGGCGGCGGGCTGTGCGACGAGGACACCGTGCTGCGGCTGCGCGACGCGCTCGTCAACGCGGTACGGACCGGTGAACTGCCCGAGGAGCGGCTGGCCGACGCCGCGGCGCGCGTGCGCGCCCTGGCGGCCTGGACCCAGGCGCACCGGGCCAGGGGGGCTGTGGCGGTGCCGGGCGTGGCATCACAGGAGGGGACCGCGCCCGGCACCGACATCGGACTGGTGGCGGCCCGCCGCGCCCTGAAGGTGACCCGGGGGGCGCACGCCCACACGCCGATGACCAGCGCTCCCTACGTGGCCGCCTTCACCCCCGTCGCCAACTTCGCGGTCGGCGACGAGACCCCCTGGGGCATCGCGGCCGAGCTGGAGCGGCTGCTCCCCGGCACCGAGACCGGCTCGTACGACGAGTCGTCCGTGGCCGACGTCCTGGCCGCCGCGGGGGAGCGGCGGATCGTCGCGGTCGTACGGGACGCCCACCGGCACCCGTGGATGACCGAGGCCCTGGACGGCCTCCTCGCGGCCCGCCCCGACACCGTCGTGGTCGAGATGGGCCTGAACGAGGCGGAGCCGCGCGGGGCCCTGCACATCGCCACGCACGGCGCGGCCCGGGTCTGCGGCCGCGCGGCCGCGGAGGCCGTGGTCGGCACCGGAGCCTGA
- the nagB gene encoding glucosamine-6-phosphate deaminase, whose protein sequence is MEVVIVKDAKAGGELIADGIADLLRRKPDALLGVATGSTPIPIYDALVAQVSAGAVDASRARIAQLDEYVGLPAGHPESYRSTVLRQVVEPLGLSPEAFMGPDGSAADVLAACEAYDRALAEAGGVDLQILGIGTDGHIGFNEPCSSLASRTRIKTLTEQTRVDNARFFDDDIEQVPHHVITQGIGTILEARHLVLLATGEGKAEAVAQTVEGPVAALVPASALQLHPHATVVVDEAAASKLKLADYFRHTYANKPSWQGI, encoded by the coding sequence GTGGAAGTTGTCATCGTCAAGGACGCCAAGGCCGGCGGCGAGCTCATCGCGGACGGCATCGCCGACCTCCTGCGCCGCAAGCCCGACGCGCTGCTCGGCGTGGCCACGGGCTCGACCCCGATCCCGATCTACGACGCCCTCGTCGCCCAGGTGTCCGCCGGCGCCGTGGACGCCTCCCGGGCGCGGATCGCCCAGCTGGACGAGTACGTGGGCCTGCCCGCGGGGCACCCGGAGTCGTACCGCTCCACCGTCCTGCGTCAGGTCGTCGAGCCGCTCGGGCTCTCCCCCGAGGCCTTCATGGGTCCGGACGGCTCCGCCGCGGACGTCCTGGCGGCCTGCGAGGCGTACGACAGGGCGCTGGCCGAGGCCGGTGGCGTGGACCTGCAGATCCTCGGCATCGGCACCGACGGGCACATCGGCTTCAACGAGCCGTGCTCCTCGCTCGCCTCCCGCACCCGGATCAAGACGCTCACCGAGCAGACCCGCGTGGACAACGCCCGCTTCTTCGACGACGACATCGAGCAGGTCCCGCACCACGTCATCACCCAGGGCATCGGCACCATCCTGGAGGCCCGCCACCTGGTGCTCCTCGCCACCGGCGAGGGCAAGGCCGAGGCCGTGGCGCAGACCGTCGAGGGCCCGGTGGCGGCGCTCGTCCCGGCCTCCGCGCTCCAGCTCCACCCGCACGCCACGGTCGTCGTGGACGAGGCGGCCGCCTCCAAGCTGAAGCTCGCCGACTACTTCCGCCACACCTACGCGAACAAGCCGTCCTGGCAGGGCATCTAG
- a CDS encoding SDR family oxidoreductase, with the protein MGVLDGRLTGKTALVTGGSRGIGRGIAERLGREGARVGVHYGTNEEAAKETVAAIEAAGGSAFAVGQELGVPGDAEALWRAFDAHADGLDILVNNAGIGASQPFATIGEEEYDRIFAVNSKAPFFLARLGAERLRDGGRIINVSSGLSRAAVMPDLMAYAMSKGALDVFTRYLSKVLGPRGITVNAVAPGIVDTDINAGWLRGNEEAWAGAAAMSALGAVGTPADIADVVAFLASDEARWVTGDWIDATGGSLA; encoded by the coding sequence ATGGGCGTGCTCGACGGAAGGCTGACCGGGAAGACGGCGCTGGTCACGGGCGGCAGCCGGGGCATCGGACGGGGGATCGCCGAGCGGCTCGGCCGTGAGGGCGCCCGGGTCGGGGTGCACTACGGGACGAACGAGGAGGCGGCGAAGGAGACCGTCGCCGCGATCGAGGCGGCCGGCGGCTCCGCTTTCGCGGTGGGTCAGGAGCTGGGGGTCCCGGGTGACGCGGAGGCGCTGTGGCGGGCCTTCGACGCCCACGCGGACGGCCTGGACATCCTGGTGAACAACGCCGGGATCGGGGCGTCGCAGCCCTTCGCGACGATCGGCGAAGAGGAGTACGACCGGATCTTCGCGGTCAACTCGAAGGCACCGTTCTTCCTGGCGCGGCTGGGCGCGGAGCGACTGCGGGACGGTGGCCGGATCATCAACGTGTCGAGCGGACTGAGCAGGGCGGCGGTCATGCCGGACCTCATGGCGTACGCGATGTCGAAGGGCGCGCTCGATGTCTTCACGCGCTATCTGTCGAAGGTGCTCGGGCCGCGCGGGATCACGGTCAACGCGGTGGCGCCGGGGATCGTGGACACGGACATCAACGCCGGGTGGCTGCGGGGGAACGAGGAGGCCTGGGCCGGGGCGGCGGCGATGTCGGCGCTGGGCGCGGTGGGGACGCCCGCGGACATAGCGGACGTGGTGGCCTTCCTGGCCTCGGACGAGGCGCGCTGGGTGACGGGCGACTGGATCGACGCGACGGGAGGCTCGCTGGCCTGA
- a CDS encoding TetR/AcrR family transcriptional regulator: MVTRQRGRPRSFDRLTALEQATMAFWEHGYETTSVSDLTRVMGISAPSLYAAFGDKKTLFEEVVEAYAHSYGAYGGRAFAEEPTARAAMERMLREAAVVFTEPGHPHGCLMITAAVNCSTPEVEQALRDRRNANLAVFENRIREGVEAGDLPPDADPRALARLTGAVLQGMSLQARDGATAEELTAVAEAAMRAWPEA; the protein is encoded by the coding sequence ATGGTGACGAGACAGCGCGGCCGCCCCCGCTCCTTCGACCGGCTCACGGCCCTGGAGCAGGCGACGATGGCGTTCTGGGAGCACGGCTACGAGACGACCTCCGTCTCCGACCTCACCCGCGTCATGGGCATCAGCGCGCCCAGCCTCTACGCGGCCTTCGGCGACAAGAAGACGCTGTTCGAGGAGGTCGTCGAGGCGTACGCGCACAGCTACGGGGCCTACGGCGGCCGCGCCTTCGCCGAGGAGCCGACCGCCCGCGCCGCCATGGAGCGCATGCTCCGCGAGGCCGCCGTGGTCTTCACCGAGCCGGGACACCCGCACGGCTGCCTGATGATCACCGCCGCGGTGAACTGCTCGACCCCCGAGGTGGAGCAGGCCCTGCGGGACCGGCGGAACGCCAATCTGGCCGTGTTCGAGAACCGCATCCGCGAGGGCGTGGAGGCCGGCGACCTGCCGCCGGACGCCGACCCGCGCGCCCTGGCCCGGCTGACCGGCGCCGTCCTCCAGGGCATGTCCCTCCAGGCCCGCGACGGCGCGACGGCCGAGGAACTGACCGCGGTGGCGGAGGCGGCGATGCGGGCCTGGCCGGAGGCCTGA
- a CDS encoding sensor histidine kinase, producing the protein MNDLVRQHTALSDSDLEWLHLLVSEWQLLSDLSFADLVLWVPTLDGTRYVSVAQMRPNTGPTSYQDDMVGHLVPRGRRPLLDAALDEGRIVREGDPEWREEVPVRVESIPVRREGRVLGVIARNTNLLTVRTPSRLELTYLQSASDLAQMIAAGTFPFPGEQVDMDSSPRAGDGLVRLDAEGVVQYASPNALSAYHRLGLAADLVGQDLGQITAELAPSRGPVDEALVKLASGYAPREFEVEGNGGVIQLRAIPLKPKGSRIGSLVLLRDVTELRRRERELITKDATIREIHHRVKNNLQTVAALLRLQARRMDSDRGREALNEAVRRVGSIAIVHETLSQNLDERVQFDEIADRVIAMVAEISPGKVTCRRNGRFGILDAEVATPLSMVLTEVLQNALEHAFAQGEQGTVEVSAVRGETRADARLLITVQDDGRGLPEGFDPQRAGNLGLQIVRTLVEGELGGSFDMLPGAERGTKVVLDIPVRPQK; encoded by the coding sequence ATGAACGACCTCGTCCGCCAGCACACCGCCCTGAGCGACTCCGACCTCGAGTGGCTCCATCTGCTGGTGTCGGAGTGGCAGCTGCTCTCCGACCTCTCCTTCGCCGACCTCGTGCTCTGGGTCCCCACCCTCGACGGCACGCGGTACGTCTCCGTCGCCCAGATGCGGCCCAACACCGGCCCGACCTCCTACCAGGACGACATGGTCGGCCATCTCGTCCCGCGCGGCCGGCGCCCGCTGCTCGACGCCGCCCTCGACGAGGGCCGGATCGTCCGCGAGGGCGACCCGGAGTGGCGCGAGGAGGTCCCGGTGCGGGTCGAGTCCATCCCGGTGCGCCGCGAGGGCCGGGTCCTCGGCGTCATCGCCCGCAACACGAATCTGCTGACCGTCCGCACCCCCTCCCGGCTGGAGCTCACCTACCTCCAGTCGGCCTCCGACCTCGCCCAGATGATCGCCGCCGGAACGTTCCCCTTCCCCGGCGAGCAGGTCGACATGGACTCCTCGCCGCGCGCCGGCGACGGTCTCGTCCGCCTCGACGCCGAGGGCGTCGTCCAGTACGCCTCGCCCAACGCCCTCTCGGCGTACCACCGGCTCGGCCTCGCCGCCGACCTGGTCGGCCAGGACCTCGGCCAGATCACCGCCGAACTCGCCCCGTCCCGCGGCCCGGTGGACGAGGCCCTGGTCAAGCTGGCCTCCGGCTACGCGCCCCGCGAGTTCGAGGTCGAGGGCAACGGCGGGGTGATCCAGCTGCGCGCGATCCCGCTCAAGCCCAAGGGCAGCCGGATCGGTTCGCTCGTCCTGCTCCGGGACGTCACCGAACTGCGCCGCCGCGAGCGCGAGTTGATCACCAAGGACGCCACCATCCGGGAGATCCACCACCGGGTGAAGAACAACCTCCAGACGGTCGCCGCCCTGCTCCGCCTCCAGGCCCGCCGGATGGACTCCGACCGCGGCCGCGAGGCCCTCAACGAGGCCGTCCGGCGCGTCGGTTCGATCGCCATCGTGCATGAGACGCTGTCCCAGAACCTGGACGAGCGGGTGCAGTTCGACGAGATCGCCGACCGGGTCATCGCGATGGTCGCCGAGATCTCGCCGGGCAAGGTCACCTGCCGGCGCAACGGCCGCTTCGGCATCCTCGACGCCGAGGTCGCCACCCCGCTCTCCATGGTCCTCACCGAGGTCCTGCAGAACGCGCTCGAACACGCCTTCGCTCAGGGCGAGCAGGGCACGGTCGAGGTCAGCGCCGTCCGCGGCGAGACCCGGGCGGACGCCCGGCTCCTGATCACCGTTCAGGACGACGGCCGCGGCCTGCCCGAGGGATTCGACCCGCAGCGGGCCGGCAACCTCGGCCTGCAGATCGTACGGACCCTGGTGGAAGGGGAGTTGGGCGGCTCCTTCGACATGCTGCCGGGCGCCGAGCGCGGCACGAAGGTGGTCCTCGACATTCCCGTACGGCCGCAGAAATAG
- a CDS encoding WhiB family transcriptional regulator has protein sequence MDWRHNAVCREEDPELFFPIGNTGPALLQIEEAKAVCRRCPVMEQCLQWALESGQDSGVWGGLSEDERRAMKRRAARNRARNASA, from the coding sequence ATGGACTGGCGTCACAACGCCGTTTGTCGTGAGGAAGACCCCGAGCTGTTCTTCCCCATCGGCAACACCGGTCCTGCGCTGCTGCAGATCGAGGAAGCCAAGGCCGTCTGCCGCCGCTGCCCCGTCATGGAGCAGTGCCTGCAGTGGGCGCTCGAGTCCGGCCAGGACTCCGGCGTCTGGGGTGGCCTCAGCGAGGACGAGCGCCGCGCGATGAAGCGCCGTGCCGCTCGCAACCGGGCGCGTAACGCCAGCGCCTGA
- a CDS encoding diacylglycerol kinase family protein yields the protein MRALLVVNPAATTTSARTRDVLIHALASEMKLEAITTEYRGHARDLGRRAAEAGNIDLVVALGGDGTVNEVVNGLLHDGPDPDRLPSLAVVPGGSTNVFARALGLPNDAVEATGALLDALRERRTRTVSLGLASGTPGTEDESVPERWFTFCAGLGFDASVIGRVEQQRERGKRSTHALYLRQVVRQFLEEPNRRHGTITLERPGAEPVEDLVLSIICNTSPWTYLGNRPVYASPEASFETALDVLGLRRLSTPAVARYATQLLTSTPERGPRGKHAVPLHDLTDFTLHSKVPLPLQMDGDHLGLRTSVTFTGVRRALRVIV from the coding sequence ATGCGCGCACTTCTCGTGGTCAATCCGGCAGCCACCACCACCAGTGCGCGCACCCGTGACGTCCTCATCCATGCGCTCGCCAGCGAGATGAAGCTGGAGGCGATCACCACCGAGTACCGGGGGCACGCGCGCGACCTGGGGCGGCGGGCCGCCGAAGCCGGGAACATCGACCTGGTCGTGGCCCTCGGCGGGGACGGCACGGTGAACGAGGTGGTCAACGGACTGCTGCACGACGGGCCGGATCCGGACCGGCTGCCGAGCCTCGCGGTCGTCCCCGGCGGCTCGACCAATGTCTTCGCCCGCGCCCTCGGACTGCCGAACGACGCCGTGGAGGCGACCGGCGCGCTGCTCGACGCGCTGCGTGAGCGGCGGACACGGACGGTGAGCCTCGGGCTGGCGTCCGGGACGCCGGGCACCGAGGACGAATCCGTGCCCGAACGCTGGTTCACCTTCTGTGCCGGACTCGGCTTCGACGCGAGCGTCATCGGCCGGGTCGAACAGCAGCGCGAGCGCGGCAAGAGATCGACGCACGCCCTCTATCTGCGCCAGGTGGTGCGCCAGTTCCTGGAGGAGCCGAACCGCCGGCACGGCACGATCACCCTGGAGCGCCCCGGCGCGGAGCCGGTCGAAGACCTGGTCCTCTCCATAATCTGCAACACCTCCCCCTGGACCTACCTGGGCAATCGCCCGGTGTACGCGTCCCCGGAGGCGTCCTTCGAGACCGCGCTCGACGTCCTCGGACTGCGCCGGCTCTCCACCCCGGCGGTGGCCCGTTACGCCACCCAGCTGCTCACCTCGACCCCGGAACGGGGTCCGCGCGGCAAGCATGCCGTACCTCTGCACGATCTGACCGACTTCACCTTGCATTCGAAGGTGCCCCTCCCTCTGCAGATGGACGGAGACCACCTCGGACTGCGTACGAGCGTGACGTTCACAGGCGTTCGCCGTGCACTGCGTGTGATTGTGTGA
- a CDS encoding RNA polymerase sigma factor SigF: MRSGDATAGIPEQQARPNRVATEQADHMSEHEQHHEVPETPGVSEAPASSEGSPEAPEALIPDGAEAAAAAEKADDDAEEDDEGPDARAVPDPHDRSGARALFVQLRELPEGSPEKAELRNRLVRMHLPLVEHLARRFRNRGEPLDDLTQVATIGLIKSVDRFDPERGVEFSTYATPTVVGEIKRHFRDKGWAVRVPRRLQELRLSLTTATAELSQQHGRSPTVHELAERLGISEEEVLEGLESANAYSTLSLDVPDTDDESPAVADTLGAEDEALEGVEYRESLKPLLEDLPPREKRILLLRFFGNMTQSQIAQEVGISQMHVSRLLARTLASLREKLLVEE; the protein is encoded by the coding sequence GTGAGGAGCGGGGACGCGACGGCCGGCATCCCTGAGCAGCAGGCGCGGCCGAACAGGGTCGCTACGGAGCAGGCGGACCACATGAGCGAGCACGAGCAGCACCACGAGGTTCCCGAGACACCAGGAGTCTCCGAGGCCCCCGCGAGTTCCGAGGGCTCCCCCGAGGCTCCCGAGGCGCTGATCCCCGACGGCGCCGAGGCGGCCGCGGCGGCCGAGAAGGCCGATGACGACGCCGAGGAGGACGACGAGGGCCCGGACGCCCGCGCCGTCCCGGACCCGCACGACCGGAGCGGCGCCCGCGCCCTCTTCGTCCAGCTGCGCGAGCTGCCCGAGGGCTCCCCGGAGAAGGCCGAGCTGCGCAACCGCCTGGTGCGCATGCACCTGCCGCTGGTGGAGCACCTGGCCCGGCGCTTCCGCAACCGCGGCGAGCCGTTGGACGACCTGACGCAGGTGGCGACGATCGGCCTGATCAAGTCGGTCGACCGGTTCGACCCGGAGCGCGGGGTGGAGTTCTCCACGTACGCGACGCCGACGGTCGTCGGCGAGATCAAGCGCCACTTCCGTGACAAGGGGTGGGCGGTCCGGGTGCCGCGCCGGCTCCAGGAGCTGCGGCTCTCGCTGACCACGGCGACGGCGGAGCTCTCGCAGCAGCACGGCCGCTCGCCGACGGTGCACGAGCTGGCGGAGCGGCTGGGGATCTCGGAGGAGGAGGTCCTGGAGGGTCTGGAGTCGGCCAACGCCTACTCGACGCTCTCCCTGGACGTCCCGGACACCGACGACGAGTCGCCGGCGGTGGCGGACACGCTGGGCGCGGAGGACGAGGCCCTGGAGGGGGTCGAGTACCGGGAGTCGCTCAAGCCGCTCCTGGAGGACCTGCCGCCGCGAGAGAAGCGGATCCTGCTGCTCCGCTTCTTCGGGAACATGACCCAGTCGCAGATCGCGCAGGAGGTGGGCATCTCGCAGATGCACGTCTCTCGGCTGCTGGCTCGGACCCTGGCGTCGCTTCGGGAGAAGCTCCTCGTCGAGGAGTGA
- a CDS encoding anti-sigma regulatory factor encodes MSQIAGEPGTQDFVEVRLPAAGAYLSVLRTATAGLAARLDFTLDEIEDLRIAVDEACAILLQQAVPGSVLSCVFRLVDDSLDVTVSAPTTDGRAPERDTFAWTVLSALAGKVESSVADDRTVSISLYKQRGAGPGPA; translated from the coding sequence GTGTCCCAGATCGCAGGCGAGCCCGGGACCCAGGACTTCGTGGAAGTCCGGCTGCCCGCTGCGGGTGCCTATCTGTCCGTGCTGCGTACGGCCACGGCCGGCCTCGCGGCGCGCTTGGACTTCACCCTCGACGAGATCGAGGACTTGCGGATCGCGGTCGACGAGGCCTGCGCCATCCTGCTCCAGCAGGCCGTGCCGGGGTCCGTCCTCAGCTGTGTGTTCCGGCTGGTCGACGACTCCCTCGACGTGACGGTCTCCGCCCCGACGACCGACGGCCGGGCCCCCGAGCGGGACACCTTCGCGTGGACCGTGCTGTCGGCCCTCGCCGGGAAGGTGGAGTCGTCGGTGGCCGATGACCGTACGGTCTCGATCAGCCTGTACAAACAGCGCGGCGCGGGGCCAGGCCCGGCGTGA
- a CDS encoding UBP-type zinc finger domain-containing protein produces the protein MSECPHVAEMPRPEPAPLAETCPECLADGTHPVQLRLCLSCGHVGCCDSSAGRHATAHFSSTGHPVMRTFEPGEAWRWCFVDGSIV, from the coding sequence ATGAGTGAGTGCCCGCACGTAGCCGAAATGCCGCGCCCCGAACCGGCGCCGCTGGCCGAGACCTGTCCCGAGTGCCTGGCGGACGGCACGCACCCGGTCCAGCTGCGGCTCTGTCTGAGCTGCGGGCACGTGGGCTGCTGCGACTCCTCGGCGGGACGGCACGCGACGGCGCACTTCTCCTCGACCGGGCACCCGGTGATGCGGACCTTCGAACCGGGCGAGGCCTGGCGCTGGTGCTTCGTCGACGGTTCGATCGTCTGA
- a CDS encoding Na+/H+ antiporter — protein sequence MDALQLVGLVAASAAVAGFARRTPVPAPLLLVAVGLAAAYVPGVPDYTLDPHIVLPLILPPLLYTAAVDSSYLDLRANIRPVALLSVGYVLFATVAVGWLAYVLVPDLPLTAALVLGAVIAPPDAVAATAIARRLGLPNRITTILQGESLVNDATAITAYKVALAAAVGEGISWGGGLWEFVLAAVGGIGVGLVLMVPIHWLRTHLTEALLQNTLSLLIPFIAYAAAEEVGASGVLAVVVVGLFLGHKAWKVDFATRLQEEAVWKMVAFILESAVFALIGLQLPYVVKGLGRYGMGEAAWYAVGVFVAVVVVRFVWVYPATFLPRWISSGIREREPEVDWRAPLVVGWAGMRGVVSLAIAFSIPVVTDGVEFPARNLVLFLTFTTVIGTLVVQGLTLPPLIRLLKLPGRDRYAETLAEAQAQSEASRAAEERLEALLADERNALPQPLADRLRTVMERRRNSVWERLGAVNEVTGETTDDTYRRLSREMIDAERAVFVQLRDARRIDDEMMRTLLRRLDLEEAAAYRETDD from the coding sequence ATGGACGCACTGCAGCTGGTGGGGCTGGTGGCGGCGAGCGCCGCCGTGGCGGGGTTCGCCCGAAGGACCCCGGTGCCCGCCCCGCTGCTCCTGGTCGCCGTCGGCCTCGCCGCCGCGTACGTCCCCGGGGTCCCCGACTACACCCTCGACCCGCACATCGTGCTGCCGCTGATCCTGCCCCCGCTCCTCTACACGGCCGCCGTCGACTCCTCGTACCTCGACCTGCGGGCCAACATCAGGCCCGTCGCGCTGCTCTCCGTCGGGTACGTCCTCTTCGCCACCGTGGCCGTGGGCTGGCTCGCGTACGTGCTCGTGCCCGACCTGCCGCTCACCGCGGCGCTCGTGCTCGGCGCCGTCATCGCGCCGCCGGACGCGGTCGCCGCCACCGCCATCGCCCGCAGGCTCGGCCTGCCGAACCGGATCACCACGATCCTCCAGGGCGAGTCCCTCGTGAACGACGCCACCGCGATCACCGCGTACAAGGTCGCCCTCGCGGCCGCCGTCGGCGAGGGCATCAGCTGGGGCGGCGGACTGTGGGAGTTCGTCCTGGCCGCGGTCGGCGGCATCGGCGTCGGCCTGGTCCTGATGGTGCCGATCCACTGGCTCCGCACCCATCTGACCGAGGCCCTCCTCCAGAACACCCTCTCCCTGCTCATCCCCTTCATCGCGTACGCCGCCGCCGAGGAGGTCGGCGCCTCCGGAGTCCTCGCCGTCGTCGTGGTCGGCCTCTTCCTCGGCCACAAGGCCTGGAAGGTCGACTTCGCCACCCGGCTCCAGGAGGAGGCCGTCTGGAAGATGGTCGCCTTCATCCTGGAGTCCGCCGTCTTCGCCCTGATCGGCCTCCAGCTGCCGTACGTCGTCAAGGGACTCGGCCGGTACGGCATGGGGGAGGCGGCCTGGTACGCGGTCGGGGTCTTCGTCGCCGTGGTCGTCGTCCGCTTCGTCTGGGTCTACCCGGCGACCTTCCTGCCCCGCTGGATCTCCTCGGGCATCCGGGAGCGGGAGCCCGAGGTGGACTGGCGGGCGCCGCTCGTCGTCGGCTGGGCCGGCATGCGCGGCGTGGTCTCCCTGGCCATCGCCTTCTCCATTCCCGTCGTCACCGACGGGGTGGAGTTCCCGGCCCGCAACCTCGTCCTCTTCCTCACCTTCACCACCGTGATCGGCACCCTCGTGGTGCAGGGCCTCACCCTGCCGCCCCTCATCCGCCTCCTGAAGCTGCCCGGACGCGACCGGTACGCCGAGACCCTCGCCGAGGCCCAGGCCCAGAGCGAGGCCTCGCGGGCCGCCGAGGAACGCCTCGAAGCGCTCCTCGCCGACGAGCGCAACGCCCTGCCGCAGCCCCTCGCCGACCGGCTCCGCACGGTCATGGAGCGGCGCCGCAACTCCGTGTGGGAGCGCCTCGGCGCCGTCAACGAGGTCACCGGGGAGACCACGGACGACACCTACCGGCGGCTCTCGCGCGAGATGATCGACGCCGAGCGCGCCGTCTTCGTCCAGCTGCGCGACGCCCGCCGGATCGACGACGAGATGATGCGCACCCTGCTCCGCCGCCTCGACCTGGAGGAGGCGGCGGCGTACCGGGAGACCGACGACTAG
- a CDS encoding 1-aminocyclopropane-1-carboxylate deaminase/D-cysteine desulfhydrase → MNAFDLSRLRPRLPSPLEPVEDERFARRGLTLLLKREDLIHPDLPGNKWRKLALNLREAAGRPVLTFGGAYSNHLRATAAAGRLLGFPTVGVVRGDELAGRPLNPSLARCAADGMRLEFVDRATYRAKNDPATRAALLERAPAGAYVVPEGGSNALAVHGCVELGRELAGAADTVAVACGTGGTLAGLAAGLAPGQRALGVPVLKGGFLGGEVRALQETAFGGPRGDWSLDERFHGGGYARVPPVLEAFAQDFEARHGLAIERLYVAKMLYGLTALAEEGAFPPGTRLAAVITGAPDTV, encoded by the coding sequence GTGAACGCGTTCGACCTCTCCCGTCTGCGGCCCCGGCTCCCCTCGCCCCTGGAGCCGGTGGAGGACGAGCGCTTCGCCCGGCGCGGGCTGACGCTGCTCCTGAAGCGCGAGGACCTCATCCACCCCGACCTGCCCGGCAACAAGTGGCGCAAGCTCGCGCTCAACCTGCGCGAGGCGGCCGGCCGGCCCGTGCTCACCTTCGGCGGCGCGTACTCCAACCACCTGCGGGCGACGGCCGCCGCCGGGCGGCTGCTCGGCTTCCCGACGGTCGGGGTGGTCCGGGGCGACGAGCTGGCCGGGCGCCCGCTGAACCCCTCGCTCGCGCGGTGCGCGGCGGACGGGATGCGTCTTGAGTTCGTGGACCGGGCCACGTACCGCGCGAAGAACGACCCGGCCACGCGCGCGGCGCTCCTGGAGCGGGCCCCCGCGGGCGCGTACGTGGTCCCGGAGGGCGGCAGCAACGCGCTCGCCGTCCACGGCTGCGTGGAGCTGGGCCGCGAGCTCGCCGGGGCGGCGGACACGGTCGCGGTCGCCTGCGGGACGGGCGGCACCCTGGCCGGGCTCGCGGCCGGCCTCGCCCCCGGGCAGCGGGCACTCGGCGTGCCGGTCCTCAAGGGCGGCTTCCTCGGCGGGGAGGTCCGCGCCCTCCAGGAGACGGCCTTCGGCGGCCCGCGCGGCGACTGGAGCCTGGACGAGCGCTTCCACGGCGGCGGCTACGCGCGCGTGCCCCCGGTTCTGGAGGCCTTCGCACAGGACTTCGAGGCGCGGCACGGACTCGCCATCGAGCGGCTGTATGTCGCCAAAATGCTGTACGGCCTGACGGCTCTCGCGGAGGAGGGCGCCTTCCCGCCGGGCACCCGGCTCGCGGCGGTGATCACGGGAGCACCCGACACCGTCTAG